A window from Physeter macrocephalus isolate SW-GA chromosome 11, ASM283717v5, whole genome shotgun sequence encodes these proteins:
- the LOC114487127 gene encoding 40S ribosomal protein SA-like, which produces MPDLYFYRDPEEIEKEEQAAAQKAVTKEEFQGEWTISAPEFAALQPEVADWSEGVQVPSVPVLQLPAEDWSAAPTTQATEWKLGKQMTLKTGNNLF; this is translated from the exons ATGCCTGATCTCTACTTCTACAGAGATCCTGaagagattgaaaaggaagagcagGCGGCAGCGCAGAAGGCTGTGACCAAGGAGGAATTTCAGGGTGAATGGACCATTTCAGCTCCGGAGTTTGCTGCTCTGCAGCCTGAGGTGGCAGACTGGTCCGAAGGCGTGCAGGTGCCCTCTGTGCCTGTTCTGCAGCTCCCCGCTGAAGACTGGTCTGCAGCTCCCACTACTCAGGCCACTGAATGG AAGCTGGGAAAGCAAATGACTTTAAAGACAGGTAACAATCTTTTCTAA
- the UCMA gene encoding unique cartilage matrix-associated protein isoform X1, whose translation MAWRQLFLLSCLSAVLLLSILPEGTAVAVGTRRLAAQEVQEGECRGHPGGSRGSPGEHVPVVTGFSRVSGVEGKIFMQESDALNFLKKRGRRSLKPREEVNAENRQKLQADELRREHLEEQRNESENFAEEQNDEQEERSREAIEQWREWHSDGLYPPYLYNRHHV comes from the exons ATGGCCTGGAGACAGCTGTTCCTGCTCTCCTGTCTCTCGGCCGTGCTGCTCCTGTCCA TCCTGCCGGAGGGGACTGCTGTGGCGGTGGGCACCAGGCGGCTGGCAGCACAAGAGGTGCAGGAAGGTGAGTGCCGGGGCCACCCAGGGGGCTCCCGAGGTAGCCCTGGTGAGCATGTGCCGGTTGTGACCGGCTTCTCTCGGGTTTCAGGCGTGGAAGGGAAGATTTTCATGCAGGAATCCGACGCCTTGAATTTCCTCAAGAAGCGAGGCAGGCGGTCCCTCAAACCCCGAGAAGAGGTCAATG cggAGAACAGGCAGAAGCTGCAGGCGGACGAGCTACGGAGAGAACATCTCGAGGAACAAAGGAACGAGTCTGAGAACTTCGCGGAGGAGCAAAACGATG AACAGGAAGAGAGAAGCCGGGAGGCCATCGAGCAGTGGCGCGAGTGGCACAGTGACGGCCTGTACCCACCCTATCTCTACAACCGCCACCATGTCTGA
- the UCMA gene encoding unique cartilage matrix-associated protein isoform X2 has protein sequence MAWRQLFLLSCLSAVLLLSILPEGTAVAVGTRRLAAQEVQEGVEGKIFMQESDALNFLKKRGRRSLKPREEVNAENRQKLQADELRREHLEEQRNESENFAEEQNDEQEERSREAIEQWREWHSDGLYPPYLYNRHHV, from the exons ATGGCCTGGAGACAGCTGTTCCTGCTCTCCTGTCTCTCGGCCGTGCTGCTCCTGTCCA TCCTGCCGGAGGGGACTGCTGTGGCGGTGGGCACCAGGCGGCTGGCAGCACAAGAGGTGCAGGAAG GCGTGGAAGGGAAGATTTTCATGCAGGAATCCGACGCCTTGAATTTCCTCAAGAAGCGAGGCAGGCGGTCCCTCAAACCCCGAGAAGAGGTCAATG cggAGAACAGGCAGAAGCTGCAGGCGGACGAGCTACGGAGAGAACATCTCGAGGAACAAAGGAACGAGTCTGAGAACTTCGCGGAGGAGCAAAACGATG AACAGGAAGAGAGAAGCCGGGAGGCCATCGAGCAGTGGCGCGAGTGGCACAGTGACGGCCTGTACCCACCCTATCTCTACAACCGCCACCATGTCTGA